In the genome of Pseudomonas protegens, one region contains:
- a CDS encoding tetratricopeptide repeat protein, translating to MNRIAALMLLSTLVAGCQSIGANKEKDSVVAIRCWHYRDQQPISREQLDYIRDRSDDGNLTCRALLGTLYERGQGVPQDGAKAKALYLSVAQVYAEAYYHLGRLEEQGIGAPADYFKARDFYQRAANAGNSDSKTKLARLMEDGKGGPRDPQGALLLYFSALDHSWGDAWDAIARLRDDGLTLSPEQENRYNEVWVNTATARLKRNIRITQITVLQRFKLAPGLRPIMIKVEFNPGSEVPVLSLLEGCGDSAIDQAVLQAMGSYRFSGQPIPSEALKDWNLVAVISPRSR from the coding sequence ATGAACCGGATCGCCGCCCTGATGCTGCTCAGCACCCTGGTTGCCGGCTGCCAAAGCATCGGCGCAAATAAAGAAAAGGACTCAGTGGTCGCCATACGCTGCTGGCATTACCGCGACCAGCAGCCCATCTCCCGGGAGCAGCTCGACTACATCCGCGATCGCAGCGACGACGGCAACCTGACCTGCCGGGCCCTCCTCGGCACCCTGTACGAACGCGGCCAGGGCGTGCCCCAGGACGGTGCCAAGGCCAAGGCCCTCTATCTGTCGGTAGCCCAAGTGTACGCCGAGGCCTACTACCATCTTGGGCGCCTGGAGGAACAGGGCATAGGCGCCCCAGCGGACTATTTCAAGGCCAGGGATTTCTATCAGCGGGCCGCCAACGCCGGCAATTCAGACAGCAAGACCAAACTGGCCCGGCTGATGGAAGACGGCAAGGGCGGCCCGCGGGATCCACAGGGCGCGCTGCTGCTGTACTTCAGCGCCCTGGACCACAGTTGGGGCGACGCCTGGGACGCTATTGCACGCTTGCGGGACGACGGCCTGACGCTGAGCCCGGAGCAGGAAAACCGCTACAACGAAGTCTGGGTCAACACCGCAACCGCACGCTTGAAAAGAAACATCAGGATCACCCAAATCACCGTGTTGCAGCGTTTCAAACTCGCCCCCGGGCTGCGCCCCATCATGATCAAGGTCGAGTTCAACCCGGGCTCGGAGGTGCCGGTGCTGTCACTGCTAGAGGGCTGTGGCGACAGCGCCATCGACCAGGCTGTACTGCAGGCCATGGGCAGCTACCGCTTTTCCGGGCAGCCGATACCGTCCGAGGCGTTGAAGGACTGGAACCTGGTGGCGGTGATCAGCCCGCGCTCCCGGTAA
- a CDS encoding suppressor of fused domain protein: MNLLQKLLSVFNKPAPQKAEPALPAHEPAAAEEPNAQYSPSETDLAGIALMEAGAACLDRHWQAVGHCEQDVLGFAISPSFMGGPHWPSTRQAYRIVRRNERILLATEGLSDPFDGVQGDDLGNGFEMELFIETPDIPAHAQGAVGDVSPFADSWTFELLRCVAGTVADAGGYRSRLERYGVLSLELPGVSQSRAMSEQLPAHFVSADDCAGVLIGSPAPDFPTRLDDMPLSPVTLVPVVLITASELDYVRNGGAQAREDLAARLNAAGLGHVSHLQRASVV; the protein is encoded by the coding sequence CGTCTTTAACAAGCCGGCGCCACAAAAAGCCGAGCCCGCCCTGCCCGCCCACGAGCCGGCCGCTGCCGAGGAGCCCAACGCCCAGTACTCGCCAAGCGAAACCGACCTGGCCGGCATTGCCCTGATGGAGGCCGGCGCGGCCTGTCTCGATCGTCACTGGCAAGCGGTCGGCCACTGTGAGCAGGACGTCCTGGGCTTTGCCATCAGCCCCAGCTTCATGGGCGGCCCCCACTGGCCCTCCACTCGCCAGGCTTACCGTATCGTGCGCCGCAACGAGCGCATCCTCCTCGCCACCGAGGGCCTGTCCGACCCGTTCGATGGTGTGCAAGGCGACGACCTGGGCAATGGTTTCGAGATGGAGCTGTTCATCGAAACCCCGGACATCCCGGCCCACGCCCAGGGCGCGGTTGGCGACGTCTCGCCCTTTGCCGACAGCTGGACCTTCGAACTGCTGCGCTGCGTGGCCGGCACCGTGGCCGATGCTGGCGGCTACCGCTCGCGCCTGGAGCGCTACGGCGTGCTGTCCCTGGAACTGCCCGGGGTCAGCCAGTCGCGGGCCATGAGCGAGCAGTTGCCGGCGCACTTTGTCAGCGCCGACGACTGCGCCGGGGTGCTGATCGGCAGCCCGGCCCCGGACTTCCCGACCCGTCTGGACGATATGCCGCTGTCGCCGGTGACCCTGGTACCGGTGGTGCTGATCACCGCCTCGGAGCTGGACTACGTGCGCAACGGCGGCGCCCAGGCCCGGGAAGACCTGGCCGCGCGCCTGAACGCCGCCGGCCTGGGTCATGTCAGCCACCTGCAGCGCGCCAGCGTAGTCTGA